The Amycolatopsis sp. DG1A-15b genome contains the following window.
CACCGTGTCGGAGCCGGCGTTGGCGACGTAGACCTGACCGCGCGGGGTGACCGCGACCCCCATCGGCACCTGCCCGACCGGCTGGGTCGTCATCAGGGTCGGCCCGGTCGCGCTGATGGCGTTGACGCTGTTCGCGCCGGTCGCGGCCACGTAGACGCGGTCGCCCGCCGGGCTGGTCGCGATCCCGGCCGGGAAGCGGCCCACCGGCAGGGTGGCCACGACCTGGTCGGACCCGGCGTCGATGACCGATACGGTGGCCGCGCCGTTGTTGGTCACGTACACCCGGCGTCCGTCCGGGCTGGCGGCCGGGCTGTGCGGGAACCGGCCCACCGGGATCTGCCGCACGACCGTGTTCGTCGCGGTGTCGATCACCGAAACGGTGTCGGCCCCGAAGTTCGTCACGTAGGCATGGGAGCCGGCGACCGCGACGCCGAACGGGTGCAGGCCGACCGGAACCGTGGCCAGGGTGGCGTACGTGCGGGCGTCGATCACCGAAACCGTGTCGGAGAGCTCGTTGGTGACGTAGACCCGGTCCCCGTCGGGTGCCGCGCCCACGCCCACCGGCGACCGGCCGACCCGGACGGTGGCGACCACCTCCTGCATCCGGGTGTCGTACACGGTGACGGTGTCGGAGCCGCTGTTCGCCACGAACACCTGCACCCGTGCGGGGTAGGCGTGCGCGACCGGGCAGGCCGAAGCGACGGCCAGCAGCAGCACCGCCAGTACCCCGCCGGCGCGGGGCCACCGCGAGCGCGGAGTCGTCGTCGCGCCATTGCCGAATGACATGTCGTTCTCCGGTTTCAGCAGCCAACCTGCTCGGTCGAAAATGAAGGCTCTTCGGATCCGCTGATCGGACGCCTTCGGGGAAGCCGGCCGGCGAAGCGCTTGTGGCGCGCCGTTTCCGGGCCGGGATCACGCTAGCCGACGGCTCGGCGAAGCTGCCACCGGAACAAGATCATGATCGCCTTGACGGGTGAACACGGCCGCGAAACCGCGCCGATTTCCCGGTAAACCTTTTCAACCCGTCCGGGTGTCACCAAAAGCAGCGCAATTCCCGGTCAATTCGGCGCGAACCGGTGCCGCTCGACGAACGGGAGCCCCGGCCGTCCACCGGCCGGGGCTCCTGTTCTCGACAGTCGTTCAGGCGATCAACGCCGCAGCGTCAGCAAGCCCGGCCGCCACGGGAGCCGGTTGTAGTCGCCGCCGGCCGCGGGGTCCTTGCCCTGGTAGAGCAGCTGGAGGTTGCAGGGGTCGATCGTCTTGGTCTGGTCGGGGTTGGTGCGGA
Protein-coding sequences here:
- a CDS encoding YncE family protein, with protein sequence MSFGNGATTTPRSRWPRAGGVLAVLLLAVASACPVAHAYPARVQVFVANSGSDTVTVYDTRMQEVVATVRVGRSPVGVGAAPDGDRVYVTNELSDTVSVIDARTYATLATVPVGLHPFGVAVAGSHAYVTNFGADTVSVIDTATNTVVRQIPVGRFPHSPAASPDGRRVYVTNNGAATVSVIDAGSDQVVATLPVGRFPAGIATSPAGDRVYVAATGANSVNAISATGPTLMTTQPVGQVPMGVAVTPRGQVYVANAGSDTVSLLGRNPPTAIPVQDEPEGVAAAPDTSYVFVTNSASGSMSVIDTATNTVVATVPVGSEPEGLAVTS